CCCAATCCACTCGCTACCCTGTTCAAAAAACTCGCCCCTGCACACTGCTCTTCTGGCTGCACGGGATGCTCTTTCTTCTAGCCATGTCCGCTGCAGGCTGGCCCATGCATGGTGATCCCGGTTTTCTTGTCTTCTGCCAGCTCCTCACAGTTCTCAGTTGCCAGGCAATGGGGGCTCTTATCTTTTTTCTCAGCCGTGATCCGGCCCGCAGCCTTGGACTGGCCGCGGCCTACGCGGCTCCCGGCCTGGCCTTTATGGGAGTCACCTTTCCGGCCACTGACATGACCCTGCCGGCACGAATCTGGAGAAGTCTGCTGCCGGTCAGTCACTATATCGACATCCAGATCGCCCAAATCAACTACGGTGCCCCACCTTTCCAGGCACAACCCCAGATAGAGAACCTGTTGCTTTTTATCATCCCGGTGCTGCTGACCGTGATCCTGGCAGTGAAAACAATGAAAAGTGAACCTGTCACGGAGGCCGGAACATGACCCTGTTAAAACTGTTTGAAATGGAACTCAGGGCCATCTTCACAAACACTGCCCTGCTGCTCACCGTCTTCGGTGGAGTCCTGTTCTACAGTTTTCTCTACCCGCTACCCTATGCAAAGCAACTGCCACGGGAGCAGAAAACTATCTTGGTCGATCTGGATGCTAGCCAACTCAGCCGTAACCTCGCCCGCATGGTGGATGCAACTCCGCAGGTACAGATTGTCCACCAGGCCCATAGTTTGACAGAAGCCAAAAACGTCATGCTCGAAAAAAAACTTGCTGGAATCCTGGTGATCCCCAACCATTTTTACCGGGACCTGCTTCAGGGCAGGAGTCCTACCCTGGCTTACGCCGGAGATGCCAGTTATTTCCTGGTTTACGGTACCGTTCTCCAGGGAATGATGAGCGCCGGAAAAACCCTTGCCGCCCAGGTCAAGATAAAACGGCTGCTTGTTTCAGGCCGCCCCTGCAACTGGCAAAAAACCAGTACAGCAGTGTCAGGCTGCAACTCCATGCCCTGTTCAATGAGGCGGGAGGTTATGTCAATTATGTCATTCCGGCGGTTTTTATTCTGATCCTCCACCAGACTTTGATTATGGGAGTTGGTATTCTCGGCGGCACCCAGAACGAGCTGGCGGTTGAAGGGGAACCCATTTACTGGTATTCTGCGTCTCCTGCAAAACTTCTGCTCGTTCGCACCATTATCTTCTTTGTCATTTACACTCTGCTCTCCCTCTACTATTACGGTCCGGCCTTTAAACT
The DNA window shown above is from Desulfomarina profundi and carries:
- a CDS encoding ABC transporter permease — encoded protein: MLFLLAMSAAGWPMHGDPGFLVFCQLLTVLSCQAMGALIFFLSRDPARSLGLAAAYAAPGLAFMGVTFPATDMTLPARIWRSLLPVSHYIDIQIAQINYGAPPFQAQPQIENLLLFIIPVLLTVILAVKTMKSEPVTEAGT